In one window of Shewanella goraebulensis DNA:
- the phoB gene encoding phosphate regulon transcriptional regulator PhoB yields the protein MTAKILIVEDESAIREMLTFVMEQHGFTTSAAEDFDSAIDLLQEPYPDLILLDWMFPGGSGIQLAKRLKQDEFTRQIPIIMLTARGEEEDKVKGLEVGADDYITKPFSPKELVARIKAVLRRSAPTRLEETIDVQGLLLDPVSHRVSVGESVLDMGPTEFRLLHFFMTHPERVYSREQLLDNVWGTNVYVEDRTVDVHIRRLRKAVEDSGHDKLIQTVRGAGYRFSTRM from the coding sequence ATGACAGCTAAGATTTTAATTGTAGAAGATGAATCAGCGATCAGAGAGATGCTGACCTTTGTTATGGAACAACACGGTTTTACCACATCTGCTGCTGAAGATTTTGATTCAGCGATAGACCTACTGCAAGAACCTTATCCAGACTTGATTCTGTTGGATTGGATGTTCCCTGGTGGCAGTGGTATACAATTAGCGAAGCGTTTAAAGCAAGATGAGTTTACACGTCAAATTCCTATTATCATGCTCACCGCACGTGGTGAGGAGGAAGATAAGGTAAAAGGCTTAGAAGTCGGTGCTGACGATTACATCACTAAACCTTTCTCACCTAAGGAGCTGGTTGCACGTATTAAAGCGGTATTACGTCGCAGTGCACCAACACGTTTAGAAGAAACGATTGATGTACAAGGATTACTACTTGATCCTGTGAGTCATCGCGTCTCGGTGGGTGAATCAGTCCTTGATATGGGGCCGACAGAATTTAGACTACTGCATTTTTTTATGACACATCCAGAGCGTGTTTATAGCCGTGAGCAGCTATTAGATAACGTTTGGGGCACAAACGTCTATGTTGAAGACAGAACTGTAGATGTACATATTCGTCGCTTACGTAAAGCCGTTGAAGACTCTGGCCATGATAAGCTAATTCAGACTGTGCGCGGGGCGGGATACCGTTTTTCAACCAGAATGTAA
- the phoR gene encoding phosphate regulon sensor histidine kinase PhoR, whose protein sequence is MFRSYSGSRLLLRLVGILLVFALIGVIIEQVSFAIIVGSVLLLGWHYRQISRLNFWLWKDRKLTPPQGTGSWEGIFNGIYRLQGKNRRRVGQLASLLSRFRQGAEALPDAAVVLDSEHNILWCNKLAQLILGFVWPQDNGQRIDNLIRHPDFSDYLKKGEFKEPLELASPVSEQRLLEIRLMSYGDRQLLLIARDVTRINQLEGMRKEFVANVSHELKTPLTVIQGYLEIMQSMEEPDSMNHKPLNLMQQQTRRMQSMVEQLLALSRIEDGADIDLEQTINMRVMLDILKDEASALALDQYELSFYAEDNLDCHGNEVQLRSACTNLISNAIRYTEPGGKISIRWETVSTGAKFSVTDTGLGIAPQHINRLTERFYRVDNARSSKTGGSGLGLAIVKHALNHHYSELSISSELEKGSCFSFIIPTHLVVKKS, encoded by the coding sequence ATGTTTCGATCTTATTCAGGATCCCGGTTGCTCCTACGCCTCGTTGGAATACTGCTAGTTTTTGCTCTCATCGGCGTTATCATTGAGCAAGTCTCTTTTGCCATTATTGTTGGCAGTGTTTTACTTTTAGGTTGGCATTATCGTCAAATAAGTCGTCTCAATTTCTGGCTTTGGAAAGATAGAAAGTTAACTCCGCCTCAAGGTACTGGCAGCTGGGAAGGGATCTTTAACGGTATCTATCGCCTTCAGGGAAAAAACCGTCGTCGTGTAGGCCAATTAGCGTCACTGCTCAGCCGGTTTAGACAAGGTGCTGAAGCGCTTCCTGATGCTGCTGTGGTTCTCGATTCTGAGCACAATATTCTTTGGTGTAATAAACTAGCACAGTTGATTTTAGGTTTCGTTTGGCCGCAGGATAATGGTCAGCGAATAGATAATCTAATTCGCCATCCAGACTTTTCTGATTATCTAAAAAAAGGCGAGTTTAAAGAGCCCCTTGAACTTGCGTCTCCAGTTTCTGAACAACGGTTATTAGAAATTCGCTTGATGAGTTACGGTGATAGGCAGTTACTGCTTATTGCAAGAGATGTTACTCGAATTAATCAGCTAGAAGGCATGCGTAAAGAGTTTGTGGCAAATGTCTCTCATGAACTTAAAACCCCGCTAACTGTGATTCAAGGTTACTTAGAGATCATGCAAAGTATGGAAGAGCCAGACAGCATGAATCACAAACCATTGAATCTAATGCAGCAGCAAACTCGGCGCATGCAATCAATGGTAGAGCAACTACTTGCTTTATCTCGTATTGAAGATGGTGCTGACATCGACCTTGAACAAACCATTAATATGCGAGTGATGCTTGATATCTTAAAAGATGAAGCGTCAGCATTAGCATTAGATCAGTACGAGCTCAGCTTTTATGCTGAAGATAACTTAGATTGTCATGGTAATGAAGTGCAGCTTCGCAGCGCGTGTACCAACTTAATTTCTAACGCTATTCGCTATACAGAACCTGGTGGCAAAATTTCAATAAGATGGGAAACCGTATCGACTGGGGCTAAGTTTAGTGTGACAGATACTGGTCTTGGTATTGCGCCGCAGCATATTAATAGACTGACAGAGCGCTTTTATCGAGTTGATAATGCCCGTTCAAGTAAAACTGGTGGTAGTGGCTTAGGTTTAGCGATTGTTAAGCATGCGTTGAACCATCACTACAGTGAATTAAGCATCAGCAGTGAGCTTGAAAAGGGCAGTTGTTTTAGCTTTATCATTCCAACCCATTTAGTGGTAAAAAAAAGCTAA